A region from the Linepithema humile isolate Giens D197 chromosome 1, Lhum_UNIL_v1.0, whole genome shotgun sequence genome encodes:
- the LOC136997639 gene encoding uncharacterized protein, protein MLKYTGIKFELLTDIDMVLFVEHGIRGGLSQCSNRYAAANNKYMPSYDPSEPSSYLMYYDVNNLYGWTMCQPLPYTKFRWVDNVKNFNVMSVASDSATGYVLEVDLEYPVNLHDAHSDLPFCPTRGKPPGKREIKLLATLCDKQRYVIHYRNLQQCVRHGLRIAKIHRVLQFAQSPWLRGYIELNTQFRTRAKNNFKKNLYKLMNNAVFGKTMENVRNHTDVRLVTQWDGPYGVEAMIAKPNFHSRSVFSEDLVAVELRKLEVKFDKPIYVGMCILDISKTCLYEFHYEYMAPLYRDNCKIMYTDTDSLIYFLHCEDAYRDMKRDISKFDTSDYSEDNAYGMPRANKKVPGLLKDENNGAIMTEFVGLRAKMYALRVTGQKDVKKVKGVKKNVVVRTITFDDYTRCLNDEIELTRRQSCIRSKLHEVYTVSESKLALSPYDDKRHVVSGSTDTLSWGHYKIQL, encoded by the coding sequence ATGTTGAAGTACACGGGCATCAAGTTCGAGTTGCTCACAGACATCGATATGGTGCTGTTTGTCGAGCACGGTATACGCGGCGGTCTCAGCCAATGCTCCAACCGATACGCCGCCGCCAACAACAAATACATGCCATCCTACGACCCATCGGAACCGTCGTCGTACCTAATGTACTATGATGTAAACAACTTGTACGGGTGGACAATGTGTCAACCGTTGCCCTACACCAAATTTCGATGGGTCGATAATGTCAAAAACTTTAACGTAATGTCTGTTGCATCCGATTCGGCTACCGGTTATGTGCTGGAAGTCGATCTCGAGTACCCGGTGAATCTTCACGACGCGCACTCCGACCTACCGTTCTGCCCGACGCGCGGTaagccgcccggcaagcgggagATCAAGTTACTCGCCACGCTGTGCGATAAGCAGCGTTATGTCATCCACTACCGTAATCTGCAGCAATGCGTGCGACACGGCCTgcgaattgcaaagattcaccgcgtactgcaattcgcgcaatctccGTGGCTCCGCGGATACATAGAACTGAATACACAGTTTCGGACACGggcgaaaaataatttcaaaaaaaatttgtacaaattgatgaacaacgcggttttcggcaaaaccatggagaatgtgcgaaatcaCACGGATGTCCGGCTCGTTACACAGTGGGATGGTCCGTACGGAGTGGAGGCTATGATCGCGAAACCGAATTTCCACAGCCGAAGCGTGTTCTCGGAGGATCTAGTCGCCGTAGAGTTGCGAaaactcgaagtgaaattcgacaagccgatctacgtgggtatgtgcatcctcgacatatccaagacctgcttgtacgagtttcactacgagtacatggcgcctctctaccgcgacaattgcaaaattatgtataccgaTACCGACAGTCTGATATACTTTCTGCACTGCGAGGACGCGTATCGGGATATGAAACGCGATATATCCAAATTCGACACAAGCGACTACTCCGAGGACAACGCTTACGGTATGCCGCGCGCCAACAAGAAAGTACCCGGTCTGTTGAAAGACGAGAACAACGGCGCGATCATGACGGAATTTGTCGGACTGAGAGCGAAGATGTACGCGTTGAGAGTCACCGGACAAAAAGATGTCAAAAAAGTTAAAGGCGTTAAGAAAAACGTAGTCGTGAGAACGATAACGTTCGACGATTACACTCGGTGTCTCAACGACGAAATCGAGCTGACGCGGCGTCAATCGTGCATCCGCTCAAAGTTGCACGAGGTGTACACCGTGTCGGAGTCGAAGCTCGCGCTCAGTCCGTACGACGATAAGCGGCACGTCGTATCCGGTTCCACCGACACTCTATCGTGGGGACATTACAAGATACAATTGTAG